The nucleotide window GAGGCAGAGGTACTTCCTGCGGAGGGTGAGCTTTTCCCCTCCGTCCGTTTGCCCCGCTTGTGCATTCGGCTGGAAGAAGGACTCCACATGTAGGTTATCCACGTAGTAGTGCTCTCTGTAGAAGAAGTGGGCCCTGATCATCTCAATTTCGCCTTCAACCGCGCCCCTATTGGGGGTACCACTCCCCGGGGGTTCCCCCCCGATGAAGCCGAAACAGGCGAGCTTGCTCTTCGCCACCCTATGGATGTTCACACGGGAGGAGAAAACTTGCCCgctgtgcaaatttttgacAATTATGTGTAGGCTCCTCCCACTGGTGCCCTCCTTAATTTTTAGCACTTCCTCGGACACGATGTCGTAGCTTCGGCTCTGCTGAATTTGGtacccatttggggaaatCTCCACGTAGTTTTTCCTTATGCAGTTGGTTAGCCTCACACTGGTACTTCGCCTTATGGGGTGTCTTCCCTCCACATGTTTGCTTAGCAGCGAGGAGATTGTTACTCTTCTGCGGAGGGGAGACGCACGCAGGACGTGTCTCTTGGTGAGGGCTGTGCAGGAGAAGCGGTCACCATCGCTATATTTGGCATCGTCATGTACATTACCACTTTCATAGTCAGTATGGTTGTTCTTCCCTGCTGGGGGACGCTCCCTCCTGAGGATGAGCCGCACGAGGGCCCCTTCCGGGAAGTCTACCCCGTGAGGCAACAAGGAGAGCCACTCGTACACAAACACAGTGACGACGAAAAAGAGGGGCTTACATTTGTTCGGAAGCGCTATGATAACCCTCGTCTTGCCCACCTTCCCCTTCGTCCTCAGCTGCAGTTCTAACTCTCCCCTCCCATGTTTAACGTGTGCATGCTGCAAGTACCTCTCATCGAAGAATAGGTTAAAATGGCTAGTTTCTAAGATGCTTATCTTCTTCCCACTGTCCGAAAtgatatacaaatttttgctctcattttgatttttataCATGACGATGCCGCTGCTGACCATGTAGATTTGGCTACTGACAAGGTACTCCACGGCGatgtacttcttctcctctcctTGGCTGTTCACTCGcacgaagaaggaagaaacagATTTGCACgcagccttttttttatttaacagGATGAGAATTTCACTTGCGCATATGTCGTCGCTCGTGATGGTGATGCTCCTTCCAGGGGGATCTCTTCTGTCTACCCCGCCTTTCCCGGCCACTTcatcccctttttccactCCCGTCGGTTTCTCTTTCGGTCCTGCCCCTCCCTTTTccgccttcccccctttccgcCTCTTGGCCGGCTCGTCCCCCCCCAAATAGACGATCTCGAAGAAGTCTTCGCTGAGGAAGTACCACCAGTAGCACTTGTCCGGCGAGCCAGACCCGTAATAGCGCAGGTTCTTCTCGTCGTTTAGATTGTTAAACGAAATGATGTCACCGTAAAGgatatcattttttctgctctCTGTGAGGGACGCGAGGAGGTAGGCCAGAAGGAGCAGTCCcatctttatatatttttatatatatatatattttttttttttttttttttttttttttttccccttcgtccAATTTGTTACCGAGTTGGCTCTCCAAAATAGCTTAGCAGCGAGGTGGCCATCCCGCGCGGTCCATGTCAGGGGTAGATCCAGCAGGTGCCCGGTTCGACCATCTTTAGGCAGAATGGAGTGTACGCGTTCGTGTTcctgtgcgtgtgtgtggAGGGGGCACTCGTCGGTCACGCGCATGTGGAGCGCACGGCTAGGCGCGGCCGAGCCCAGTTGCTCTCCCCcaacagagaaaaaaaaaacacactagCATGGAGATGAGGGTGAAGATGGGGATACAGATGAACATGAGCATTAACATGCACATGCTCGTTCACACGCAGGGTGGCCGCTTTCCTAGCCTACAAGTGGGCCTGCTTCACCGCACCCGCCTCGGCAGCTGCCCAACCTCAAACTGCTTCCCTTTCGCGGCGAGCCCACACATTCGTCCGAACGTACCGCCCGGCATCTCTTCACTTTGGTGCGTTTTGGGGCAACACGACTGGTATACTCACATGGAGGTGCGTTTTGAGGCAACCGGATTGGTACACTCACGTggatttgtgttttttttggcgcatttttaaaaaaaaagggaaaaaatgccgcttaaaataaaagcgcGCAGTGCGCTGGGCgcgaaacagaaaaaaaaagtaaatggCAAACGGCAAAGTGCAAGCGGCCAAGTGAAAAGTGCAAAGTTGGTACCTCACAGATGGGGCGAACTGCGAATAAGCAGCGCTCCAACGAAGCGGGGGATAAGGTCCGGGAGGGTGCACCCCCACCGGCGTACCCCTCACGCCGTTAAGCAGCTACACCGTTACGGTGCTACCCCGCCGCTGCACCGCTACCCCGCTACACCTTGCGGAACTGGGCCTTGCTGGAGAAGTACTTGTTCTCGAGGGGGTCGGCCCGGGGGTTGGCGACGGAGGGGTTGAAGAGCTCGATGCCCTGCAGGGGGGTGAAGATCAGGGAGGACGACAGCCCCCCAGTTGCCCCGCTGGAGTGCACGGCGAGGTTCTTTTTCCTGCCCACAGTATTCACCTTCTGCTTAGACTGGTATTTCAACTTGGTAATATTTGAGTTTAGCAAAGCTGCATTTTGATCGGTGAAGGTGTAGAAATCTTCATTTGACTCGGGCCCAAATGGCAACCTATTAATTTGCTTCCTCAACTCTGTGatttccgttttttcttttaacttCCTATAGCGTTTGCCTCctctttttcgcttcctctTTTCATCCGGCATGGGTAGGattttcttctgcttcatTGGAGGTGGCTCTTGCAATTTTATCAAATGGTTTATTAGGTTCTCTCGCAGCAGCAACCCGTATTGTCCCTCGGAGTACTTCTTAAAGTAGTCCACTCGGGATGCTAGGCTACACTTGCCAGCTAGCAAACTGattgccttctttttaaacgCATCAGGGACGCTCTGCACAATTTCGGAGGTACTTAGAATTCCTATGCCGAAGGTCTTCCGCACGTTGCTGAGCCCAAGCACGGATTTCTTCGAGCTGCCTACCACTATAAGATTTTGAGATGATGTGATGGAGAGATTTTTTAAAGACCCCACGGAGCTAATCAGGCGAGCTGTTAGTGCACTGCCTAGCAGCATGGTCAAGTTGGGGGCGAGCAGAAACATCTTGCTCTCTAAGTACAGCAAAATCATTCGTCTGTTTTCGTTTAATTCCAGCGCTTCATTGCAGAAGGAGAGGCAGTTCTTCAGCGAGTGGTCAGATAGGTTTATCCCTGTGGTCATACTAGACGCGACGGTGATAGCCATAACAGTGGTGTTCGGCAAAATGTCCGAAAAATCAATGCTTTTCAAAtcgctttcgttttttattttactcaCCACGCTGATGTACTCCAGGGGGGTATACACTATGGAGTCCAGCTCCGGGAATTTCGTCGAGTAAATGTCCCTCACGTACTTGTGGATGTTTAGGATCTCCGTGTCGATTTGGATGATCAGCTCGATGCACTTCTCGATCAGCACTTCGTCGGCCTTCTTGGAGGGGGTGGCgttgggggaagcggcgtcCTCCCCCAGCTCATCCGCGTCTATGCCTCCTCCAGGTGCCTCCCCGTTTCTCCTTCGCTTCTTGGCCCGACGGGTTACTCCACCGTCTTCGTCAGCTTCGTCAGCTTCGCCATCCTCGCCGctcccctcctcctccatcACGTAGTCCCTGATGCTGCTCATCATCTTGAGGAAGTCCTCATCGTAGAGCAACTCAGATaccttcctctcctttttttttatcttttcgtTTAGGAACTCCTCAATCGCATCAACAATCTCTTCGTAGTCCCCCTCCTGGAACTTGGCCTCCTCCACGTGGCTGCCCTTTTCAGCTTCTCCTTGCCCaccttccttcttttctgtGCCAAAGTTGGCAAAGCTACTTTCTTCCTCAAACTCGAGGTCTTCCAGGTCCTGCAGAAATGTGTCCGCCAGGGTTGcctgcaaaaaggggggggggaagaaatagCCAAGCAGAGGAGACGAGACGTAGGCTTCGCCTCCACATACGCGTAGCATTGCCGCCATCCGATAGGCGAAGCAGCGTTATCCTTTCGCACGCAGCAAAGGGTCACCCTGGAAGGGGTGTTTTTCTCCAGGGCACCAACTAAAGAGATATGTTTGCAGCACTGTAAGGGTGTTCGCAGAGCTGTACCAATGTTGGACGGGAACTTACCATTTTGCTTGCCCTTCATATAAGTGTATACTCTCCTTTGGGCGGGTCCTCCTTCAGTGagccgctttcccccttttgggagCACACAGGGGGGGCGCAGTTTGGCAGGGATAAACGAAAGCGGCCCCCCCCAGCGTTTACTTACGAATTGGCATTGGGGGGCACCACGTTTTATGGCCTTCAAACAATTCAGCTCAGCTATCGGGTGGTGCGGCAAGTGATCCGCGGGGCCGCGTACTTTGTTATGCAGCACAATCGCCTCTCCCCttcgctgcttcccccccttcggaAGAATCTTTCAACGAATTGGAATTTCCGCTCTGGGTTCTCCAAAATGTGGGGCAGTCAAtttaggggaaaaaaaaaaaaaaaaaattcgcgtCAAAAGGTTGAGCGGcacttcgcaaaaaaaaaaataaaaaaaaaaaaaaataataaaataaaataaaaaaatatacataaataataccTAGCTATGTTCACATCGCAGCAAAATCGCAACGCCGACGTCGCGCGAACAAACCAAACCAACTTATAAGGTTCAACCGAAGAGAAACTTCCCCGCAAGGAGGCCACCAACCGAGGCATCCTCTTAGTAAAGGCGAGAACGCATCACAGTTGCGGTTGTTCACTTGGCACAACGTAAGCTAAGGAGATAGCGGAGGAAacgcgcccctttttttttcccataattGGATCACCACGCGGAGGAGAAACAGGGACTGGGGTAGCCCCCAAAGGGACgaataaaaggaaaactgCTCAGCAGAACAGTCGGGGGAGAGCGCAAATCGGTTTACCTAGGAGTATCGCGCAAGAGCCGCCCCCCCAACGGTTCACCCCGAAGTATCGCGGAGGAGCCGCCCCCCCAACGCAGCATGGAGGTGAAGATCCTGCACAGGAACCCGGAGGAGTACAAAAACAACCCGGGGGCCTCCACCTACAAGCATAGCAGAAGCGTGGACCCAAACATCCACCTCTTCCAAAGGGAAATAGAATATAAAAGGGCCCTAAATGCAACgaaaatagataaaatatttgccaAGCCGCTGGTAAAATGCTTGGATGGACACGACGATTCAGTCCGATCCCTCTGCGTGTCAAACAGGTCGCTAACGGACCTGTACAGCGGGAGTTGTAATGGCTTCATTAACATTTGGAATGTGCTCAATAAAacgttaattaaaaaggtgaaggCCCACGAGGGGTTCGTGAGGGGGCTGTGCGTCAGCCACGATGAGAAGTTCCTCTTCAGTTGCGGCGACGACAAGTATATTAAGCAGTGGGTTATCGAGAGGGGTAGTGGGGTGGGCGGCCACGAGGATGCCAGCAGCTTGGCCGCTGACGGGGGCATTGGCTCGAACAGTTTCGACGCGAACCGCTTTCCCGCGAACCGCTTTCCCGCCTCTCAACCTTCCCGGGGGGAGGGAGCACTTGTGGCCAGCCAGAACATGCAGAGGCTGAACCTCCTGTCCGACGAAGTGACGCCCAAAAAAATCTACGTCTGCAAAAGCGTGCCCAACAGCATCGACAAGCATTTCTCGGAGCCCCTAATCATATCAGGCAGCCAACACCTAGACGTCTGGGACTACTACAGGAACAATGCCATAGCTAGCTTCGATTACAACAGCGAGTACATTTATTATGTGAAGTTTAATTACGCCCAGAGGAACCTAGTGGGGTTAACCCTTTCGGATAATTCTATAGGGCTGGCTGATATTAGAGCCAAGACGCccatcaaaaaaatttttttaaaatacagaTGTAACGCTCTAAGCTGGAATAATATGAATCCAAAACAACTTGTCGTGGCAAATGAAGACTCGAATCTTTACACCTTTGACATGAGGCACTTAAAAACAGCTACTCTTGTGCACAAGGGGTTTGTAAATGCCGTGCTAGATGTGGATTACTCTCCCATTGGGAACAAATTCGTTGCTTGCTCATACGACAAGACAGTTAGATTGTTTCATAGTGACGAATCTAGGAGCTATGATGTTTACCACACGAAGAGAATGCAACATGTCCTCTGCTGCAAGTTTAGCTTAGACACCAAGTACGTCTACACCGGAAGCTCAGACATGTGTATTCGCATTTGGAAATCCTGTGCCCATGAGCCATCTGGGGTCTTATCAAACAAGGAGAAGCAAGCCATTAACTACCGAAacaagctgaaggagaagtacTCGTCGATGAAGGAGATCAGGCGCATCAGGGACCACCACCATGTGCCTGCGCTCATCAAAAGTATGTCAGACAAAAAGAAGGTGATGCTGGAGGCCAGGAAGCGCCGCGAGGGTAACAGAGTCAAGCACTCCAGGGACCCCCACCAGCTGCCCCTCccggagaagaaaaaaatattcgtcACGGAGCAGTAGTGCAGGGGGCGGTGGTGCCGCGTTCAGCGCGTTTAGCGCGGGTAGCGCGTGTATGGCGTATATCACGTTGGGGGGGCACTAAACATTGCTTCctcatcttcttcctcctcttcttctttttttacgttcTTCTTTCACCACTCGGTTGGCGCACATCATCTCAACCCCTTTCGCGTGATGTGCATTCGtagtttcatttttattttcccccttttgtggaacatgagaggggggaggggttcTCCCGAGTGCTCCGTGAGACACTCTCCTAATGCGGGGTGCGCTGCATCACTGAGCCCTTTGCAAATTCTTCCACATGTTTGTaacttttaaaacatttGTCATCTGCTACTGCTATATGCATGCGCGCACATCGCGTCTGCAGTTAATCCTTTTTATGTGAAGAAGCCCCCAATGGGGGTCCCTCCTTTTTCCACCTCCTTGGCGTATGCCCTCAATAGTAACTTGTAAGAAGCCCACCGCGGAGTGTTTCCACCATTCGGGGGGGAAGGGAGTCCACGTGGATGGCGAAAAGGACCACAAGGGGTAGGAAGCGCTGCAAAACGGTGCAAAAGGTCGCTCCTCTGTTCTTCAAACGGGTTGGCGATGCGGGCGATAAACATGGCCATACGCAACTCCGTCTAGCAGAAGACACACGTACGCGCAGCGCGCCGCTTCGTCACGCTGCCCTCGCTTTACAAAACGCTGACATTGTTGAGGATGTTCTTCAAGTCGAAATTTAGGAACCACCGGTTGTAGTTTGCTCGAATCTGCGAGGGGAGGAGGTGGGAAGTGGGTACGCGTGTGATCATATGATTGTAGGCAAGTGGGTACGCGTGTGATCATATGCCTGTAGGCGCGTGTGATCATATGCTTCTATGCGTGTTTGCTGGTGCCACTGGTGGGGGCCGCCTAAAGGGAGAGGGGCTCCGCAAACGGCGATGCTTCTCGAAGGGCGTACCATTCCGAGGAGGCTCCCCTGGAAGGCGGAAACCCTCTCAGGGGTTATATCCTCCAAGCTGCAAATCAAAACTTCGTTAATTTCCTGAGGGGGTAGAAGAGTGTGTATCGCATAAAAAGGGACGTTCCACATGTGGGCACACAGGTAAGTAAACGCGCTTATGCATACGAGGGGAATGCCAACATGCGCCTCTTTGTGCAACGTCCACACGTTTATCTCTCCGCATGCCATCACCCTTACGAGTGCTCACCTTATTCGCGGAGGGGATGCTAATGACGGAGGCGAACAACGTCTGGAAGAAGCGGCGAATATGTTTCCTCGCAGTGCCATCCCGCGTCAACACGTTAATGATAAGCATCCCATTGCTCTTCAAAAGACGCTTAACATCCCGAACGTTGACTTTATCCAAAAATTGTATCTGCGGACAAGTGACGTACACTTTGTACCCATCCATTTCGACATACGAATTTTGCGCATTGTTAATGTCCAGAAAAATTGCGTCGTAAAATTGAGAGTTACCATAATTCTTCACATAATCTTGCGAATcgttaataatataattcgtTTGGTGCTTTTGATTTTGCTCCACCTGTTCATCACAGAAAAGGGCGCAAAAAGATTTTACCGTCTCGTCAATTTCGACGACGTCTATGTGCAGGTGGAAATCTGCAAAAATGGACTTGAGTATGTTCGAGAAGACGTTGGTGCCTCCGCCCAAAATGAGGATGTTGAAAGAGGGAGGGGCCTCCTTGTGGCTGTCATTTATTAGGAAGAAGAGGCTGCAGCAGAAGCTTATGTGGTACTGGCTCGCCGATTCGACGTACTCGAAGTGGGGGCTCTCCCCCGCGGGGCACAGCGGTTGGcccaccgcttcacccgcCGCTTTGCTCACCACTTGGCTTATGGCTTCACCCCCCGGTTTGCTCACCACTTggccatttttcttcttctttgtccctttcttttccccccccagggtgTACACCAGCTCGGACTGCACCGTCAGCGGGTCGTACGAAAATATCATTTGCcgtttgtaaatttttttctcttcaaagTAGGCGCGCCTCTCCTGTTGGTTCTGCAGGAGGGCTCGCAGGGTTTCCTCCACGGGGTGCTGGCTCTGCGgttggcttcccccctctttgccgcttccctctttgccgctctcctctctgccgctcccccccccgtccGAGTCGAAATGCTCCGCCAGGAACTCCTCCGTCACGAGGACGTCCCGGATGATGATGCCGGACGCGTAGGGAGACTTCCTGTGGGCAACCACTCTGCAGTTCTTGACGCTTTCGTTTAGCACCATGATGGGGAAGTTGCCCGAATCGGGGAGGGCCACCTCgttcaaaatgtttttcaGCTCATTTTTGATGCACTCCAGCAGGACGTCCACCGAGTGCTCGCTGTGGAGCAGTTGGTTGTCAAGAAGTTGGTTCTCAAGAAGTTGGTTGGGAAGAAGTTGGTTGGGAAGAAGTTGGTTGGGAAGAAGTTGGTTTGGGGGGAGTTTActgttgccgcttccccctttacCGCTTCCCTCTTTGCCGCTTACCTGGCTGGGGGGGGCCAGAAAGTTCGACCGCATCACCAGGAGGAGCCGCCTGGTCCGGGCCTTGGAAGCCAACTCCTCGTTCCCCTCCGGTGTGCGGTAGAGCGAGTGAAACTCGTAGCCAAACGGGACAACCACAACGACGGTGTTGTAAGTGGCTCTCTCGGTGAACGAGTCGTAGACGACCACGTTGTAGTCACACCTATTGAGCTTCTTATTATAAATGTCTAGAACAgttctcttcccttttttaaaaatatgaagattTAAATTCCCCCTCGTTTCGTTAATTTCACTGGGTAATTTCCACAACGAAATGACATGGCTAGTCCCCATTTCTGGGTTAACCATTTTTGCCtcgaattttttcccccctttatCGGTTCGATAGAAGGCAAATACGAAGGGGTGGTACTTAAATTCGCTtgtgttttgttttataagaaaggggaaaacctcCAACATGATTTGCTCCCTGTACACGTTACGAACCACCTccttaattatataatactgGGCGAGAGTGATAACAAGGAATaggtccccctttttcaaatGCTTAAAGACAAGGGAGAAGTAACTCTCGGCATTCCTTCTGCAGatctcctcctcattttgatCGCACGATATATATGCATCTAGGAACGCTTTGTCGAAAAAGATTTTATAATCTACCCTTTTCTCCTGTGCCTCTTCTTCTAACTTGGCTAGGGCACGGTCAAACTGCTTAGCGTTGCTCAGGTCTATATTTAGGAACTGCATTTTCTCTCCgaactttttcttcatttttttgatcACCACATCTGAGTAGTCTATATTTACGATGTTACGGAAGCCGTCTTGGAAGAGTTCGTGGCTCAGGTGGGAGTTCCCGCACCCCAGGTTGATCAGCAGGCAGTTTTTGCTAACGGGCTGGTCGTCCGGTTGGCCGTCCGGTTGGCTATCCGGTTGGCCGTCCGGTTGGCCATCTGGTTGGCTATCTAGTTGGCTACCTGGATGGCTCCCCCCGGCGAGATAGCCCAGCCGCCCCCGTATGCACCGGTAGACGATGTGCCGCACATCCCCGTAGTTCCCATACCACTCGAAGTTCTTCTTGtcgaaaaattgaaagaagCTGTTCCAGTAGGCCCGGTCCCGAAAGTCGGAGAACCCAGCTGGCAGGACCTCCATGCGGCTGTCTCCCATCGGGCGCACGTTTGGAGGTGTCGCTCGAAGTTGCCGGTTTGAGCGGCCCCCACAGATTTGAGGAGATATGCGGAGATCTGCGCAGATGATTTGCTTGTACAAATGGagggaaggggggagcgaCAAGGAAGAGGACGCTCACTTCGCAAGGGAGCTTctcacaaaataaaataaaatataataaaatggcGCAGTGGAAAGGCGAATGATTATGGGGAGCTCATCCGTAGAATTCCCTCTTTGTATACCCCTTTAGGTTAACTTTAAAAGAGTGTGGAAGGTTACAGTATAATTTGCAGGCTTAAGCACACGCGAACCAACACAGCAAAGTACCCACTAACATACGgcgttttcctcctttgggGTGGAAGATGTAACGCTGAACTGGCTCAGCCAAAGTTGGTTTGATGGTTTGATGGTTTTACTCCTCGGATGAAGATCCGCCCCGCCTCACCAACTGAGGAACTCGTTACcttctttcttccccctcttgcGCCTCACCACTTTGACACCAAACGGGTATTGTACAGCGTGGGTTCGGTTGGCTAGCTGGCAGGACGAGGAATGGTTCCCCCATTTGTAGAATGACGCAAGCAAAATAGGCAAACAAAAGCAAAACGTAGAAACGATACGCATGCGCTGGAATATTTAGCGCTTCATACGTTAAAGAGAGTGTCCTCCACCCGGCAAGCATCTACCGGTAAGAAGTTATCGCCCCAAGTATATTGCATAGGAGCGAAGTGTGGctctgttccttttttttgtgcatctTCCACTGGGTTTACGGTACCACGCCAAGTACAAAATGGTGTAGGGCACGGTTAAACGCCATGCGGGTGGTGCGAGGAGTGTACATAGGCGATAGGTACGCGGCAGAGGGgaaacatgtttttttttcttctttttttcttctttttttttcttttttttttttttttttcccatttggtgagTTGCGTATGGTTATATTTCGTCATATGGGGATGGCCTCCTTTCGGCTTGGTCCGctttgccttcccctttctgctttcccctttctgctttccccttttgccggGGCTTCCGCGAAGAAATGGATTGCCGATCCGCATCTCTTGGGAACCCCCGCGACATCCCCTTTGTGCCCCTCAACATTTggtagccattttttcccgagtatgtgtttttcccccattttatgGAGGTGAAAGGAAAATCCCCCCGCTGCTCGCAGGCTAGCACATCGGTGGGTCCCGCGCTGTAGCAGCTCATTCAGTTGAAACGAGTTGGCACATTTGGGGCTTCCGTTTTGGAGGGCTCCCTCCCCCCGTGTAGTAGTGCCCTCACCACATTCTGCTGAACTCTTCGTGGGAGTGTCGCTTTGGCTGGTGCGAGTGCAAAGGTATAGCAGTGGCCACGCCGCGTCATTTGCAGCACACACGTTTGGGGGATCCCCGGCAGGTTGCCCCCGCTATCGTATTGGCGTCACACCGGCGCCATTTCGCCCCCCTGACATGACACCAAGATGGTAGCCCCGCTGCGCATCCTGCGGAAGGCGTGGAACGAGAAGTTGCTGCTCGAGAGGACCATATTCACGCAGGCGCTCAGGGGTGGTATAGGCAGCGGCATCAACAGTAGTAACATCGGGAGAAGCGGCACTGGGAGTGGCGGCACTGGGAGTGGCGGCACTGGGAGCGGTGGCACCGGGAGCGGGGCCCTCCCGTGGCCCCTCGCCAGGAGGAACATAAGCACCTCGAGGAGGTGGTTGAACCAGGACCCCTACAGCGTGCTGGGCCTATCCCGAAACGCCACGACGAATGAAATTAAGAAGCAGTTCCGCTTGCTGGCCAAGAAGTATCACCCAGATATAAACCCCTCCCCAGAcgcgaagcaaaaaatggcctCCATAACAGCAGCATATGAGCTTCTGTCTGACccgaagaaaaaagaattttacgACAAAACAGGAATGACAGATGAAATGAATTACGATGGACATGGCTCCTCCGGATCTGCCTCTAACTTTGAAGGAGCCTTTTCCGGGTTTGGAGATGCCTCCTTCATGTTCACCGATTTTGCAGAAATGTTTAGCAACATGGCTGGGGGGAAGACCACGTCCTCCACCAGGGGAGAAGATATCCAAACGGAAATTACCCTCAAGTTTATGGAGGCCATAAAAGGGTGCGAAAAAAACATCCGTTTAAACGTCAAAGTGTCATGTGGCAGCTGTAACGGCTCGGGAAAAAAACCGGGGACGAACTTAACGATTTGTAAAGTGTGTAACGGCTCGGGGATTCAAAGGATCGAGAGGGGGCCCATCATTATTGGAGTCCCTTGCAGAAACTGCTCAGGAAATGGGCAAATTATTAACAACCCGTGTAAGGAGTGCTCTGGAAGCGGGGTGAAATTTCAAACCAAAAATATTACCCTAGATATCCCCCcgggaattaaaaagggaatgcAAATGAGGATCCCAAATCAGGGGCACTCAGGTTAtagaggagggaaaaacggGCACCTATTTGTTACTATTAACATCGAACCTCATAAGATCTTCAAATGGGTCGATGACAATATTCATGTGGAGGTCCCTTTAACCATGAAGCAGTGCCTTCTCGGAGGGGTCATCAAGGTCCCCACGCTTAATGGAGATATGGACCTCCTCATCAGGCCCAAAACGTATCCCAGCTCGGAGAGAGTTCTTAAAGGAAAAGGCCCTTGTAAGGTAGACTCGCATACCAATGGGGACTTGATAGTAAAATTTAGTTTGAAGATCCCAGACAGGTTGACGCCCCGGCAGGTCGAGTTGATTGAGGAGTTCAATCGGATTGAGATGAACCAGGGCCGGGACGACTCCGCGGAGAGGGCCAGCCAGGGTAGTGGCGGTAACAGCGGTAACAGCGGCGGGGGTGGCGGAAGCGGTGACAACCGGGACAGCCGCGCCGGTGTACGCACCTCCCGTGAAGCCGGAGCCGCCAAGGGCGCGGGGAATCACATCCCCGAACCGCCACCCAttgcgcagaaaaaaaagagcaacgGCAGCAACTGGGAGGGCAAGAGCGACTCCAACGTGCCCAttccgccgccccccccgaaATCGACGAGGCAGGGTGGAGAAGCAAACAGGGGAGAAGCCCACCGGGGAGAGGCCCCCGCAGAGGTGAACAAAGACACACGGTTGCACAATAGCGTTCATACGGCGCACTCCAGGGAGGACGGCTCCGCAAGGCACTCGAGCAGTACCAATATGAGCACGAAAAACGCAGGTAGTTCCTCCTATAAAATGGACGACGCAGCGAATAGGGTAAACTCCCCCGGTGTAGGAGCCCCCCCCGATAATACCACCAAGGGGAGTGAACAGCCAGCCGATTCGTACCACCCAAGTGGGACGGACGCCAGAGGGGGGaattcctcctccacctttTCCTGCGCCAAGAAATGGATATCAGACAGGTTGAGGCCCAAAAGTTAGGGTTTTTCCCCTGGCCTTCCTTGGCAgccttcttcccccatttttgtttttaaccCTCTCCCCCTGAAACGCAGCACCGTTGCGCGAGTTCGCGGCGTGCATG belongs to Plasmodium vivax chromosome 3, whole genome shotgun sequence and includes:
- a CDS encoding pre-mrna splicing factor, putative (encoded by transcript PVX_000790A) — translated: MATLADTFLQDLEDLEFEEESSFANFGTEKKEGGQGEAEKGSHVEEAKFQEGDYEEIVDAIEEFLNEKIKKKERKVSELLYDEDFLKMMSSIRDYVMEEEGSGEDGEADEADEDGGVTRRAKKRRRNGEAPGGGIDADELGEDAASPNATPSKKADEVLIEKCIELIIQIDTEILNIHKYVRDIYSTKFPELDSIVYTPLEYISVVSKIKNESDLKSIDFSDILPNTTVMAITVASSMTTGINLSDHSLKNCLSFCNEALELNENRRMILLYLESKMFLLAPNLTMLLGSALTARLISSVGSLKNLSITSSQNLIVVGSSKKSVLGLSNVRKTFGIGILSTSEIVQSVPDAFKKKAISLLAGKCSLASRVDYFKKYSEGQYGLLLRENLINHLIKLQEPPPMKQKKILPMPDEKRKRKRGGKRYRKLKEKTEITELRKQINRLPFGPESNEDFYTFTDQNAALLNSNITKLKYQSKQKVNTVGRKKNLAVHSSGATGGLSSSLIFTPLQGIELFNPSVANPRADPLENKYFSSKAQFRKV
- a CDS encoding hypothetical protein, conserved (encoded by transcript PVX_000780A) — translated: MEVLPAGFSDFRDRAYWNSFFQFFDKKNFEWYGNYGDVRHIVYRCIRGRLGYLAGGSHPGSQLDSQPDGQPDGQPDSQPDGQPDDQPVSKNCLLINLGCGNSHLSHELFQDGFRNIVNIDYSDVVIKKMKKKFGEKMQFLNIDLSNAKQFDRALAKLEEEAQEKRVDYKIFFDKAFLDAYISCDQNEEEICRRNAESYFSLVFKHLKKGDLFLVITLAQYYIIKEVVRNVYREQIMLEVFPFLIKQNTSEFKYHPFVFAFYRTDKGGKKFEAKMVNPEMGTSHVISLWKLPSEINETRGNLNLHIFKKGKRTVLDIYNKKLNRCDYNVVVYDSFTERATYNTVVVVVPFGYEFHSLYRTPEGNEELASKARTRRLLLVMRSNFLAPPSQVSGKEGSGKGGSGNSKLPPNQLLPNQLLPNQLLPNQLLENQLLDNQLLHSEHSVDVLLECIKNELKNILNEVALPDSGNFPIMVLNESVKNCRVVAHRKSPYASGIIIRDVLVTEEFLAEHFDSDGGGSGREESGKEGSGKEGGSQPQSQHPVEETLRALLQNQQERRAYFEEKKIYKRQMIFSYDPLTVQSELVYTLGGEKKGTKKKKNGQVVSKPGGEAISQVVSKAAGEAVGQPLCPAGESPHFEYVESASQYHISFCCSLFFLINDSHKEAPPSFNILILGGGTNVFSNILKSIFADFHLHIDVVEIDETVKSFCALFCDEQVEQNQKHQTNYIINDSQDYVKNYGNSQFYDAIFLDINNAQNSYVEMDGYKVYVTCPQIQFLDKVNVRDVKRLLKSNGMLIINVLTRDGTARKHIRRFFQTLFASVISIPSANKEINEVLICSLEDITPERVSAFQGSLLGMIRANYNRWFLNFDLKNILNNVSVL
- a CDS encoding ribosomal processing protein, putative (encoded by transcript PVX_000785A), which translates into the protein MEVKILHRNPEEYKNNPGASTYKHSRSVDPNIHLFQREIEYKRALNATKIDKIFAKPLVKCLDGHDDSVRSLCVSNRSLTDLYSGSCNGFINIWNVLNKTLIKKVKAHEGFVRGLCVSHDEKFLFSCGDDKYIKQWVIERGSGVGGHEDASSLAADGGIGSNSFDANRFPANRFPASQPSRGEGALVASQNMQRLNLLSDEVTPKKIYVCKSVPNSIDKHFSEPLIISGSQHLDVWDYYRNNAIASFDYNSEYIYYVKFNYAQRNLVGLTLSDNSIGLADIRAKTPIKKIFLKYRCNALSWNNMNPKQLVVANEDSNLYTFDMRHLKTATLVHKGFVNAVLDVDYSPIGNKFVACSYDKTVRLFHSDESRSYDVYHTKRMQHVLCCKFSLDTKYVYTGSSDMCIRIWKSCAHEPSGVLSNKEKQAINYRNKLKEKYSSMKEIRRIRDHHHVPALIKSMSDKKKVMLEARKRREGNRVKHSRDPHQLPLPEKKKIFVTEQ